One part of the Lachnospiraceae bacterium JLR.KK002 genome encodes these proteins:
- a CDS encoding glucose-1-phosphate adenylyltransferase: MIRKEMIAMLLAGGQGSRLGVLTSEVAKPAVAFGGKYRIIDFPLSNCVNSGIDTVGVLTQYQPLRLNAHIGIGIPWDLDRNHGGVTVLPPYEKSDNSEWYTGTANAIYQNLNYIESYHPEYVLILSGDHIYKMNYEVMLDFHKENNADVTIAAMPVPWEEASRFGLVITDENKQIQEFEEKPANPRSNLASMGIYIFTWSVLKEALITMSEQSNCDFGKHIIPYCRENGRRLFAYEYNGYWKDVGTLGSYWEANMELIDLIPEFNLYEEYWKIYTKTEVIEPQYISPEAVTERCIIGEGCEINGQIYGSVIGPGVIIGKNSVVRDSIIMEGTVIGDNVTVTKSIIAENVKIGNNVELGIGDEVENKLNSSVYAFGLVTIGENSVIPPDVKIGKNTAISGETAAEDYPNGILASGESIIKAGDIV; the protein is encoded by the coding sequence ATGATTCGTAAAGAAATGATTGCCATGCTCCTGGCTGGAGGACAGGGAAGTCGTCTGGGAGTACTGACTTCTGAAGTCGCAAAACCTGCGGTAGCATTTGGCGGCAAGTACCGAATTATTGATTTTCCGTTGAGTAACTGTGTGAACTCCGGGATAGACACCGTAGGGGTATTGACGCAGTACCAGCCATTGCGGTTAAATGCTCATATAGGGATTGGTATTCCGTGGGATTTGGACCGCAATCATGGCGGAGTCACCGTATTGCCTCCTTATGAAAAGAGCGATAACAGTGAATGGTATACTGGTACTGCCAATGCAATCTATCAGAATTTAAATTATATTGAAAGCTATCATCCGGAATATGTACTGATTCTCTCAGGGGATCACATTTATAAGATGAATTATGAAGTGATGCTTGATTTTCATAAAGAGAATAATGCAGACGTCACGATTGCTGCCATGCCGGTACCATGGGAGGAGGCAAGCCGATTCGGACTGGTAATTACCGATGAGAACAAACAGATTCAGGAGTTTGAAGAGAAACCGGCGAATCCAAGAAGCAATCTGGCCTCAATGGGTATTTATATTTTTACCTGGAGTGTGTTAAAGGAAGCACTGATTACCATGTCGGAACAGAGTAACTGTGATTTCGGCAAGCATATCATTCCTTACTGCAGGGAAAACGGCAGACGACTGTTTGCCTATGAGTATAACGGATACTGGAAGGATGTGGGAACCCTTGGTTCTTACTGGGAGGCCAATATGGAACTGATTGACCTGATTCCGGAATTCAACCTGTATGAGGAATACTGGAAGATTTATACCAAGACTGAGGTGATAGAGCCTCAGTATATTTCACCGGAGGCTGTGACAGAACGTTGTATTATCGGGGAAGGCTGTGAAATCAACGGTCAGATTTACGGCTCGGTGATTGGGCCGGGTGTCATTATCGGTAAGAATTCTGTGGTACGGGATTCCATTATAATGGAAGGAACCGTGATTGGTGACAATGTTACCGTAACCAAATCCATCATTGCGGAAAATGTAAAAATCGGCAATAATGTGGAGCTGGGCATAGGAGATGAGGTTGAAAACAAACTGAACAGCAGCGTGTATGCTTTCGGCCTTGTGACAATTGGAGAGAATTCCGTGATTCCGCCGGATGTTAAGATTGGAAAAAATACGGCGATATCCGGTGAGACAGCGGCAGAAGACTACCCCAATGGCATTCTGGCAAGCGGAGAATCTATCATTAAGGCAGGTGACATAGTATGA
- the murC gene encoding UDP-N-acetylmuramate--L-alanine ligase gives MYKINFKKPIHLHFIGIGGISMSGLAEILLKENFRISGSDARTSELTEKLERLGAEIYPGQRASNIKEDIDAVVYTAAIHADNPELKAAVDRQLPTLTRAELLGQIMDNYQQSIAVSGTHGKTTTTSMITQILLEACADPTVSVGGILNSIQGNIRVGGSDVFLTEACEYTNSFLNFYPRYALILNIEEDHLDFFQDIDDIRRSFRRFAENVPPEGTLIINGEIENIPELTEGLSCSIATYGLAPSDSYYADNIVFNTQGCADFTLMYKNRALGPVSLSVPGIHNVSNALAACGLALELGISLEHIQSALAGFEGPERRFEYKGSLGGITIIDDYAHHPAEITATLTAAQNYGSHRIICVFQPHTYTRTRAFMDEFAASLSMADVVVLADIYAARETDTLGISSRNLQEKLQNLGKECYYFPSFDEIENFLLNKCINGDLLITMGAGDIVQVGEHLLGK, from the coding sequence ATGTACAAAATCAACTTCAAAAAACCAATCCATCTTCATTTTATCGGCATCGGGGGCATCAGCATGAGCGGCCTTGCCGAAATCCTGTTAAAAGAAAATTTCCGCATTTCCGGCTCCGACGCCAGAACTTCCGAACTGACAGAGAAACTGGAACGGCTGGGCGCGGAAATTTATCCGGGCCAGCGGGCCTCCAATATAAAAGAAGACATTGACGCAGTGGTATATACTGCGGCCATCCATGCGGACAATCCGGAATTAAAAGCTGCTGTGGACCGGCAGCTCCCCACTCTCACCAGAGCTGAACTTCTGGGCCAGATTATGGACAATTACCAGCAGTCCATCGCCGTATCCGGCACCCACGGCAAAACCACCACCACTTCCATGATTACCCAGATTCTCCTGGAAGCCTGCGCAGACCCCACCGTATCCGTGGGCGGTATCCTGAATTCCATTCAGGGAAATATCCGTGTGGGCGGCTCAGACGTATTTTTAACGGAAGCATGTGAATATACCAACAGTTTTCTGAACTTTTACCCCAGATATGCCCTCATATTAAATATAGAAGAAGATCATCTGGATTTCTTCCAGGATATTGATGATATCCGGCGCTCATTCCGGCGCTTTGCGGAAAATGTGCCTCCGGAAGGCACGCTGATAATCAATGGAGAAATTGAAAATATTCCGGAACTCACCGAAGGGCTTTCCTGCAGCATTGCCACTTATGGACTGGCCCCCTCTGATTCATATTATGCTGACAATATCGTTTTTAATACTCAGGGATGCGCAGACTTTACGTTAATGTACAAAAACAGGGCTCTTGGCCCCGTTTCCCTGAGCGTACCCGGCATTCACAATGTAAGCAACGCTCTGGCAGCCTGCGGCCTGGCTCTGGAACTGGGTATTTCTCTGGAACACATCCAGTCTGCCCTGGCAGGCTTTGAAGGCCCTGAGCGGCGGTTTGAATACAAGGGAAGCCTTGGCGGCATTACCATTATCGACGACTATGCCCACCACCCGGCTGAAATCACCGCTACCCTGACTGCAGCCCAGAATTACGGCAGCCACCGTATCATATGCGTGTTCCAGCCCCATACCTATACCCGCACCAGGGCATTTATGGACGAATTCGCCGCTTCCCTTTCCATGGCGGATGTGGTGGTTCTGGCGGATATTTATGCGGCACGGGAAACGGATACGCTGGGCATCAGTTCCCGCAACCTTCAGGAAAAGTTACAAAACCTCGGAAAGGAATGTTACTATTTTCCCTCTTTTGACGAAATTGAAAACTTTTTATTAAATAAATGTATAAACGGTGATTTGTTGATAACTATGGGTGCCGGAGACATTGTACAGGTGGGAGAACACCTGCTGGGGAAATAG
- a CDS encoding DnaD domain protein, which translates to MANITLGKDNNHSTTEIPNRFIDEYMTGANGEFVKIYLYLLRCMNAPGCSFSISATADRFDHTEKDIQRALKYWEKMNLLRLEYGEDKSISGIYFLDSDAASPKDDAVPLKKAATSAIQNPKQEEYFSEGQKAESSRPAPAPQKPSYTAEHMAAFQEKEEVRELLFVAESYLGRPLTSTDIQTLLYWYDGLGLSADLIVYLLEYCIAGGHSSLHYMEKIALSWKDSGITTVTQAKQNINTHSQLHYAVLKSLGIQGRNLIPAESAYLDTWSKELGFGQDMITEACSRTILNIHQPNFEYTDRILRNWHRQNIRTAADIRKADASFQASKTAEKAARSTPIRTAAANRFNSFPQRTYNLEQLEAELLNSAQ; encoded by the coding sequence ATGGCAAACATTACATTAGGCAAAGACAACAATCATTCTACAACGGAAATTCCCAACCGCTTCATTGACGAATACATGACCGGCGCCAACGGAGAATTTGTAAAAATATACTTATATCTGCTCCGCTGCATGAACGCGCCGGGATGCAGTTTTTCCATTTCCGCAACTGCGGACAGGTTCGACCACACGGAAAAAGATATTCAGCGGGCATTGAAATACTGGGAAAAAATGAATTTGCTGCGGCTGGAATACGGTGAGGACAAATCTATTTCCGGTATCTATTTCCTGGACTCTGACGCTGCCTCCCCCAAAGACGACGCAGTTCCCCTGAAGAAGGCAGCCACTTCCGCAATACAGAATCCGAAACAGGAAGAATACTTTTCCGAAGGCCAGAAAGCAGAATCTTCACGTCCTGCCCCCGCGCCCCAAAAGCCTTCTTATACCGCGGAGCACATGGCAGCCTTTCAGGAAAAGGAAGAAGTCCGGGAGCTTCTGTTTGTGGCGGAAAGTTATCTGGGCAGACCTCTGACTTCCACCGATATCCAGACGTTGCTTTACTGGTACGACGGCCTGGGCCTTTCTGCGGATTTAATCGTCTATCTTCTGGAGTACTGTATTGCCGGCGGCCATTCCAGCCTGCATTACATGGAGAAAATAGCTTTAAGCTGGAAAGATTCCGGCATTACAACCGTAACCCAGGCCAAGCAGAACATCAACACCCACAGCCAGCTTCACTATGCAGTTCTCAAATCCCTGGGTATTCAGGGACGGAACCTGATTCCTGCGGAATCCGCTTATCTGGATACCTGGAGTAAAGAGCTGGGATTCGGGCAGGATATGATTACCGAGGCCTGCAGCCGTACGATTCTGAATATTCATCAGCCTAATTTTGAATACACGGACCGTATTCTGAGAAACTGGCACAGACAGAACATTCGTACTGCCGCTGACATCCGAAAGGCTGACGCCTCTTTCCAGGCTTCGAAAACTGCGGAAAAAGCAGCCAGGTCCACTCCCATACGGACAGCCGCCGCAAACCGGTTCAACAGTTTTCCCCAGCGCACCTATAATCTGGAGCAGCTGGAAGCGGAGCTGTTAAACAGTGCACAGTGA
- a CDS encoding ATP-binding protein — protein MALSNTQYNTLIRRYEDRQLENRHIVMERMDRLYRQYPRLAEIDKTISSASVAQARKLMEGDDQALSRLKETIAGLTAEKKQILTDHGYPADYFDPPYQCPDCKDTGYIGREKCHCFRQAAIDLVYTQSNLRQILELENFQNLTYDYYSDTRKNPSTGLTSLATAKQAVALCLDFIRNFDEEFHNLFFYGDTGIGKTFLSNCVAKELLDSGHSVIYFTASSLFRIFEKNVFGRETEYSEDYRNIFDCDLLILDDLGTELSNAFTSSQLFLCLNERILRRKSTIISTNLSLSQLVDTYSERTFSRISSKYTMIKLFGNDIRLQKKLGHTRQTGT, from the coding sequence ATGGCTTTAAGCAATACACAGTACAATACTTTAATCCGGCGTTATGAAGACAGACAACTGGAAAACCGTCATATTGTGATGGAACGGATGGACAGGCTCTACCGTCAGTATCCAAGGCTGGCAGAAATTGATAAAACGATTTCTTCTGCTTCTGTGGCCCAGGCACGGAAACTGATGGAAGGGGATGACCAGGCTCTTTCCCGTCTGAAGGAAACCATTGCAGGCCTTACTGCCGAGAAAAAGCAGATACTGACAGACCATGGATATCCCGCTGATTATTTTGACCCTCCGTATCAGTGCCCGGACTGTAAAGACACCGGATATATCGGCAGGGAAAAATGCCACTGTTTCCGGCAGGCTGCCATAGACCTGGTCTATACCCAGTCTAATCTGCGGCAAATCCTGGAGCTGGAAAATTTTCAGAATTTAACTTATGATTATTATTCCGATACACGGAAAAACCCCTCTACCGGACTGACCAGTCTGGCCACTGCAAAGCAGGCGGTGGCTCTCTGTCTGGATTTTATCAGAAATTTTGACGAGGAGTTTCACAACCTGTTTTTCTATGGAGATACCGGTATCGGCAAGACTTTTCTGTCCAATTGTGTTGCAAAAGAACTTCTGGATTCCGGACATTCGGTTATCTACTTTACCGCCTCCTCTCTGTTCCGTATTTTTGAGAAAAATGTGTTTGGCAGAGAAACGGAGTACAGTGAGGACTACCGGAATATTTTTGACTGCGATTTGCTGATTCTGGATGATCTGGGCACGGAGCTTTCCAATGCTTTCACATCGTCTCAGTTATTCCTGTGTCTCAATGAGCGCATTCTGCGGCGGAAATCTACGATTATTTCCACCAACCTGAGTCTGAGTCAGCTTGTTGACACATACTCAGAGCGTACTTTTTCCAGAATTTCCAGCAAATACACCATGATAAAGCTGTTCGGAAATGACATCCGCCTGCAAAAAAAGCTGGGACACACCCGGCAGACAGGAACGTAA
- a CDS encoding ribose-phosphate pyrophosphokinase codes for MQRNERNYETIPTGSLGMIPLESCRELGEMVNRYLVRFRAEREHEHENDIAFRGYQRDTYLMECHAPRFGTGEAKGTIKHSVRGYDLFLMVDVTNYSLTYTVCGHENHMSPDDHYQDLKRIIAAVGGKARRITVIMPFLYESRQHRRTGRESLDCALALQELISMGVDNIITFDAHDPRVQNAIPLHGFETVQPAYQFIKSILRETDDLQIDSDHMMVISPDEGGTNRAVYLANVLGLDMGMFYKRRDYSKIVDGRNPIVAHEFLGSSVAGKDVLIIDDMISSGDSMIDVATELKKRHANRIFVVATFGLFTNGLEKFDKAVEEGIIYKVVTTNLTYQTPELLSKPYYIDCDMSKYIAYIIDTLNHDTSISDLLDPYERIESLVKRYKAGEKVR; via the coding sequence ATGCAGCGTAACGAACGAAACTATGAAACTATCCCTACCGGCTCTCTGGGCATGATTCCCCTGGAAAGCTGCCGGGAACTTGGCGAAATGGTGAACCGCTACCTTGTACGGTTCCGTGCGGAACGGGAACACGAACATGAAAATGACATTGCGTTCCGGGGTTATCAGAGAGACACCTATCTGATGGAGTGCCACGCCCCCCGTTTCGGCACCGGCGAAGCAAAAGGCACCATCAAACACTCTGTCCGCGGTTACGATTTGTTCCTTATGGTAGATGTGACCAATTACAGCCTTACCTACACCGTATGCGGCCATGAGAACCATATGTCTCCCGACGACCATTATCAGGATCTGAAACGTATTATCGCCGCTGTAGGGGGAAAAGCCAGAAGAATCACCGTCATCATGCCCTTTCTCTACGAGAGCCGCCAGCACAGGCGCACCGGCAGAGAATCTCTGGACTGTGCCCTTGCACTTCAGGAATTAATCAGCATGGGTGTGGACAATATTATCACCTTTGACGCCCACGACCCCCGCGTGCAGAATGCCATCCCGCTTCATGGCTTTGAGACGGTACAGCCCGCTTATCAGTTTATCAAAAGCATTCTCCGGGAAACGGATGATCTGCAGATTGACAGCGATCACATGATGGTCATCAGCCCCGACGAAGGCGGAACCAACCGTGCGGTATATCTGGCAAATGTCCTGGGCCTTGATATGGGAATGTTCTACAAACGCCGGGATTACAGCAAGATTGTGGATGGCCGCAATCCTATTGTGGCTCATGAATTCCTTGGTTCTTCCGTTGCAGGCAAGGACGTGCTGATTATCGACGATATGATATCCTCCGGCGACAGCATGATTGACGTTGCCACAGAACTGAAAAAACGCCATGCAAACCGCATTTTCGTTGTGGCCACCTTCGGTCTGTTCACCAACGGGCTGGAGAAATTTGACAAGGCTGTGGAAGAAGGTATCATCTATAAAGTGGTAACCACCAACCTTACTTACCAGACGCCTGAATTATTAAGCAAGCCTTACTATATCGACTGCGATATGAGCAAATACATTGCCTACATTATTGATACCTTAAACCACGATACTTCCATCAGTGATTTGCTGGATCCCTACGAGAGAATTGAATCTCTGGTGAAACGGTATAAGGCGGGAGAAAAAGTCAGATAA
- a CDS encoding ABC transporter permease — protein sequence MSKFFYGRLAFSNLKKNGRLYMPYIVAAVGIGAMYYIMLAITGDDGIDEMMMGAQELKMILGLGCVVITMFAVVLLFYTNSFLMKRRKKEFGLFHILGMEKRHIGRMMFWETCMVAFISVGGGLAAGILLYKLVMLVLLRITGLEIPFGFEVSISAVIGMAGCFLGIFAVTLLYNLFQVSRTRPIELLHSTSQGEAEPKTRWLMTLVGLVALGIGYGIAIVVENPVDTLALFFLAVILVILGTYCLFTAGSVAVLKLMRRKKSYYYRTSHFISVSGMIYRMKQNAVGLANICILSTMVLVMIAGTLSLYAGIEDVVQHMCPRDISVTVYGCTDEEQKHTVSGMLDQAVQEMGLDIKEEKYYTALSVTIWKNGEEMNIRNSAQNATVEGTLSVVEFITLEEYQRLTGKQEELEEDEILVFVRQGGTGDRNYNFNGKNFRIKTYLDEINLEGLDNNVIYDTYMVIVKDQNVMNEMFALQQEVYGDRASTPNYYLYADLAGTEQQIRECAVNIKGQAELYNQSQGEQDALAVRVENQVDSRQNFLVLSGGFLFLGLFLGFVFLMATVLIIYYKQISEGYEDKDRFEIMQKVGMSPKEAKSAIRSQILKVFFLPLVMACIHLAVAFPMINRLLLLFSMQNAGLFAVCTLIVTGVFALIYGIVYTMTARSYYQIVWGKR from the coding sequence ATGAGTAAGTTTTTCTATGGCAGGCTGGCATTCAGTAATTTAAAGAAAAACGGAAGGCTTTATATGCCTTATATTGTTGCGGCTGTCGGCATCGGCGCCATGTATTATATTATGCTGGCAATTACCGGAGACGACGGTATTGACGAGATGATGATGGGCGCCCAGGAACTGAAAATGATACTGGGACTGGGCTGTGTGGTGATTACCATGTTTGCAGTGGTACTGTTGTTTTATACCAACAGTTTTCTTATGAAGCGCAGGAAAAAGGAATTTGGCCTCTTTCACATTCTGGGTATGGAAAAGCGGCATATCGGCAGAATGATGTTCTGGGAAACCTGCATGGTAGCCTTCATCAGTGTGGGAGGCGGTCTGGCAGCAGGAATTTTGCTGTATAAGCTGGTGATGCTGGTGCTCCTTCGGATTACCGGACTGGAAATACCCTTCGGATTTGAGGTTTCCATTTCTGCAGTGATTGGGATGGCAGGCTGTTTTCTGGGTATTTTTGCAGTGACATTGCTGTATAATCTGTTTCAGGTGAGCAGAACCAGACCCATTGAGCTGCTTCACAGCACAAGTCAGGGGGAAGCGGAACCGAAAACACGCTGGTTGATGACCCTGGTTGGACTGGTGGCATTGGGAATTGGATACGGAATTGCCATTGTGGTGGAAAACCCGGTGGATACGCTGGCGTTGTTTTTCCTTGCAGTGATTCTGGTGATTCTGGGAACTTACTGTCTATTTACAGCGGGCAGTGTGGCGGTATTAAAGCTGATGCGCCGGAAAAAAAGCTATTATTACCGGACCAGCCACTTTATTTCCGTATCCGGTATGATTTACCGGATGAAACAGAATGCGGTGGGGCTTGCCAATATCTGTATTCTGAGTACCATGGTGCTGGTCATGATTGCGGGAACACTGTCTCTGTATGCAGGGATAGAGGATGTGGTTCAGCATATGTGTCCCAGAGATATTTCTGTCACTGTATATGGCTGTACGGATGAGGAACAGAAACATACGGTCAGCGGAATGCTGGACCAGGCGGTACAGGAGATGGGCCTTGACATAAAAGAGGAAAAATACTATACGGCCCTGTCTGTGACCATCTGGAAAAATGGGGAGGAAATGAATATCAGGAACAGCGCCCAAAATGCAACGGTTGAAGGTACCCTGAGTGTGGTGGAATTTATAACCCTGGAGGAATATCAGCGTCTGACCGGAAAACAGGAGGAACTGGAAGAAGATGAGATTCTGGTGTTTGTCAGACAGGGAGGAACCGGTGACAGGAATTATAATTTTAACGGCAAAAATTTCCGGATTAAAACGTATCTGGATGAAATAAATCTGGAGGGGCTGGATAATAATGTGATTTACGACACTTATATGGTGATTGTAAAGGACCAGAACGTTATGAATGAAATGTTTGCCCTCCAGCAGGAAGTATACGGAGACCGGGCAAGCACGCCCAATTATTATCTGTATGCGGATCTTGCAGGCACAGAGCAGCAGATTCGGGAATGTGCCGTCAATATCAAAGGGCAGGCAGAGCTGTATAATCAGAGTCAGGGAGAACAGGATGCTCTTGCGGTAAGAGTAGAAAATCAGGTGGATTCCAGACAGAATTTTCTGGTACTCAGCGGCGGATTCCTGTTTCTGGGACTGTTTCTGGGATTTGTATTCCTGATGGCAACAGTGCTGATTATTTATTACAAGCAGATTTCCGAGGGATATGAGGACAAAGACCGATTTGAAATTATGCAGAAGGTGGGTATGAGCCCCAAAGAGGCCAAATCCGCTATCCGCAGCCAGATTCTGAAAGTATTTTTCCTGCCGCTGGTGATGGCGTGTATTCATCTTGCAGTGGCGTTTCCCATGATAAACCGTCTGCTTCTGCTGTTCAGTATGCAGAATGCGGGACTGTTTGCAGTCTGTACCCTGATTGTGACAGGAGTATTCGCGCTGATTTACGGGATTGTGTATACCATGACAGCCAGGTCCTATTACCAGATTGTGTGGGGCAAAAGGTAA
- a CDS encoding ABC transporter ATP-binding protein yields MAILEVSNVKKIYTTRFGGNQVQALSDVSFSVEKGEYVAIMGESGSGKTTLLNILAALDKATSGLVLLNGKNLSAIRDAEVSAFRRENLGFVFQDFNLLDNFNLQDNIFLPLVLAGKNYNEMRVRLMPIAEKLKINEILNKFPYEVSGGQKQRAAVARALITNPQLILADEPTGALDSRAADSLLAQFQEINEAGQTILMVTHSIKAASCARRVLFIKDGQVFHQLYKGSGTDEEMYQKISDTLTVITTGGGKNE; encoded by the coding sequence ATGGCAATACTGGAAGTAAGTAATGTGAAAAAAATATACACCACCAGATTTGGCGGTAATCAGGTGCAGGCATTGAGTGATGTAAGTTTTTCCGTGGAAAAAGGAGAATATGTGGCGATTATGGGAGAATCAGGTTCCGGCAAGACTACCCTGTTAAATATTCTGGCGGCGCTGGATAAGGCGACCTCCGGTCTGGTGTTGCTGAACGGCAAGAATCTTTCCGCCATCCGGGACGCGGAAGTGTCTGCTTTCCGAAGAGAGAACCTGGGGTTTGTATTTCAGGATTTCAATCTGCTGGATAATTTCAATCTGCAGGACAATATTTTTCTGCCTCTGGTTCTTGCGGGGAAAAATTATAACGAAATGCGGGTGCGCCTGATGCCCATTGCGGAAAAATTGAAAATCAATGAGATTTTAAATAAATTTCCCTATGAAGTTTCCGGCGGGCAGAAACAGCGTGCGGCAGTGGCGCGGGCGCTGATTACCAACCCTCAGCTGATTCTGGCGGATGAGCCTACCGGGGCGCTGGATTCCAGAGCGGCTGACAGCCTGCTGGCTCAGTTTCAGGAAATCAATGAAGCAGGGCAGACCATTCTGATGGTGACCCATTCCATCAAAGCAGCAAGCTGTGCCAGACGGGTGCTGTTTATTAAGGACGGTCAGGTGTTCCATCAGCTTTACAAGGGTTCCGGTACCGATGAGGAAATGTATCAGAAGATTTCCGATACTCTTACAGTAATTACGACAGGTGGTGGGAAAAATGAGTAA
- a CDS encoding sensor histidine kinase, whose protein sequence is MHGMKGYIRRHRLGILLYLVFALVFAAVVYLYRLPMEPAVYAISLCLAVGVLVLAVDCRRYCRKKTELEWQMEAVKNGTEKLPCPADDIEKLYQELLENVQLARICQIEELKKEKGEITDYFTLWSHQIKTPIAAMGLLLQQEIPDQEQYYRQKREIESELFKIEQYVEMVLQYLRLNSSINDFVLKEYDLDDIIRQAVRKYAPMFIRKKLALRYEPLQVKVVTDEKWLVFVLEQMLSNAIKYTAAGDIFIYLENGCLTVKDTGIGILPEDLPRIFDKGYTGYNGRSDKKASGIGLYLVQKILHKLGHKILVESEPGAGTTVKLLF, encoded by the coding sequence ATGCACGGAATGAAAGGATATATCCGCCGCCACCGACTGGGGATTCTGCTTTATCTGGTGTTTGCTCTGGTGTTTGCCGCAGTGGTATATCTGTACCGGCTGCCCATGGAGCCGGCAGTCTATGCCATCAGTCTGTGTCTGGCTGTGGGCGTTCTGGTTCTGGCTGTGGACTGCAGGCGCTACTGCCGGAAAAAAACGGAACTGGAATGGCAGATGGAAGCGGTGAAAAACGGTACGGAAAAACTGCCCTGCCCGGCAGATGATATTGAGAAGCTCTATCAGGAACTGCTGGAAAATGTTCAGCTTGCACGGATATGTCAGATAGAGGAACTTAAAAAGGAAAAAGGGGAGATTACAGATTATTTTACCCTGTGGAGCCATCAGATTAAAACCCCCATTGCTGCCATGGGACTTCTGCTGCAACAGGAGATTCCCGACCAGGAGCAGTATTACCGGCAGAAACGGGAAATTGAATCAGAGCTGTTTAAGATTGAGCAGTATGTGGAAATGGTGCTGCAGTATCTGCGGTTAAACAGCAGTATTAATGATTTTGTGTTGAAGGAGTATGATCTGGATGATATCATCCGGCAGGCTGTGCGTAAATACGCCCCCATGTTTATCCGGAAAAAGCTCGCCCTCCGCTATGAACCTCTTCAGGTAAAAGTGGTAACGGATGAAAAATGGCTGGTGTTTGTGCTGGAACAGATGCTGAGCAATGCCATTAAATATACTGCTGCCGGAGATATTTTTATTTATCTGGAGAACGGCTGCCTGACTGTAAAAGATACGGGGATTGGAATCCTGCCGGAGGATTTGCCCCGGATTTTTGATAAGGGATACACCGGTTATAACGGCAGAAGCGATAAAAAGGCTTCCGGTATCGGCCTGTATCTGGTGCAGAAGATACTGCATAAACTGGGCCATAAGATTCTGGTGGAATCTGAACCGGGAGCGGGGACAACAGTAAAACTGCTGTTCTGA
- a CDS encoding response regulator transcription factor, with amino-acid sequence MYKLLIVEDDEVIAKTIQKHMEGWGYEAVCVEDFKDVLQTFAEQSPQLVLMDISLPFYNGYHWCDEIRKISRVPVIFISSASDNMNIVMAVNMGGDDFVAKPFDLDVLQAKVQAMLRRTYDFAGESHLLEHRGMIFDGSKGTVLYEGLQVELTKNEIGILKTLLEQKGKIVTREKLMERLWESDNFIDDNTLTVNVARLRKKLEEVGIVDMIRTRKGIGYTLD; translated from the coding sequence ATGTACAAACTGCTGATTGTGGAAGACGACGAGGTCATTGCCAAAACCATTCAGAAACATATGGAGGGATGGGGCTATGAGGCGGTCTGCGTGGAAGATTTTAAAGATGTGCTGCAGACTTTTGCGGAGCAGAGCCCGCAGCTTGTACTGATGGATATTTCCCTGCCCTTTTACAACGGGTATCACTGGTGTGATGAAATACGGAAGATTTCCAGAGTACCGGTCATATTCATTTCCTCGGCCTCGGACAATATGAACATTGTGATGGCAGTAAATATGGGCGGAGACGATTTTGTAGCCAAACCTTTTGATTTGGACGTGCTGCAGGCAAAGGTGCAGGCCATGCTGCGTCGGACTTATGATTTTGCCGGAGAAAGTCATCTGCTGGAGCACAGGGGTATGATTTTTGACGGCAGCAAAGGGACAGTGCTCTACGAAGGCCTTCAGGTGGAGCTTACCAAAAATGAAATTGGAATTCTGAAGACGCTGCTGGAGCAGAAGGGAAAAATAGTTACAAGAGAAAAACTGATGGAACGTTTGTGGGAGTCTGATAATTTTATTGACGATAATACCCTCACGGTAAATGTGGCCCGGCTGCGGAAAAAGCTGGAGGAGGTCGGTATTGTGGATATGATACGGACCAGGAAGGGAATCGGCTACACGCTGGACTGA